The Fervidicoccus fontis Kam940 DNA window TCTTCATCTACTGCTGTAGATTTTTACTTAAGCGCAGATGACAAGCAAAACTCTGGATGGTTTACACTAAATAATGGCGACTTTTATAAGTTTGAAGTGAATTATTCTAAAAAAATACCAAAGCTTGAAGATTTGACTGTATTTAACATTAGATAAATTTTAATATTTCTTTCTTATAGCATTATAAGTCGAAAGTACATCTTCTATAAATCTATCTTTTTTGTATAAATATGCTGGGTGCCCAGAGCTTTCATATACTTTAAGCTTTCCATTTGGGAGAGATTCTACAAATTTTTTAACCGAATCAAAATCGATTATCGTATCCTTTTCTCCTATAATCACGCAAACCGGAAAATTGTATTTGTTTAAAGAACTTAGTACATATGTATCATCAGTTCCTACTGGGCCTATTAATAACAATCCTGAAACAGGGTTTGATGCGGAATATAAAAGAGCTAAATACCCTCCCATGCTAGCTCCAACCAATAAAGGTGGTTTTAAATCTTTCTTTATTTTTTTAAGTGCTTCTTCCAAAAATGCCTCGTTTTTGTGCATATCTGTATCTTTTGGCTCGCAACTATTTTTTATGCCATAAGGCATATCCAAAGCAATGTAAGGTATTTTTTTCTCGTCAAAAATCTTAAATATCCCCACTTCATTCCATACATCG harbors:
- a CDS encoding alpha/beta fold hydrolase; this translates as MKSSKISVGRTQCNYIYDNIDLEDSPIVLLHGYSFSSDVWNEVGIFKIFDEKKIPYIALDMPYGIKNSCEPKDTDMHKNEAFLEEALKKIKKDLKPPLLVGASMGGYLALLYSASNPVSGLLLIGPVGTDDTYVLSSLNKYNFPVCVIIGEKDTIIDFDSVKKFVESLPNGKLKVYESSGHPAYLYKKDRFIEDVLSTYNAIRKKY